Proteins encoded within one genomic window of Brachybacterium muris:
- a CDS encoding MazG nucleotide pyrophosphohydrolase domain-containing protein, translated as MTADQPAPSALPDPAPRGSALLRAVEVMEALRAPDGDAWTHRQTHASLARYLLEESHEVLEVIDAPQEHGPTALVDELGDLLFQILFHARIGQEQEPAWDVDDVARSFVAKMERRNPHIFGEDREGALRDRDDVEEIIAQWHAVKAAEREAAGTVDKGWFDGIPAGLPSLQAAAKAVHRARSAGRLDELLESADDASTAMTAEDAAASEGAPDPAPGGITGADRGADVGRALLDLVVAAESRDVDPESALRALLARMRTTPGATPQESEPSDVPGDCT; from the coding sequence GTGACCGCAGACCAGCCCGCCCCGTCCGCCCTGCCCGATCCCGCGCCGCGCGGCAGTGCCCTGCTGCGCGCCGTCGAGGTGATGGAGGCCCTGCGGGCACCGGATGGCGACGCCTGGACCCATCGGCAGACCCACGCCTCCCTGGCGCGATACCTGCTGGAGGAGTCCCACGAGGTGCTCGAGGTGATCGACGCGCCCCAGGAGCACGGCCCCACCGCCCTGGTGGACGAGCTGGGCGACCTGCTGTTCCAGATCCTGTTCCACGCCCGGATCGGACAGGAGCAGGAGCCGGCCTGGGACGTGGACGACGTGGCCCGCTCGTTCGTCGCCAAGATGGAGCGGCGCAACCCCCACATCTTCGGCGAGGACCGCGAGGGGGCACTGCGGGACCGCGACGACGTCGAGGAGATCATCGCCCAGTGGCATGCCGTCAAGGCTGCCGAGCGCGAAGCCGCCGGCACGGTGGACAAGGGCTGGTTCGACGGCATCCCGGCGGGCCTGCCCTCGCTGCAGGCCGCGGCCAAGGCCGTGCACCGTGCGCGCTCTGCCGGGCGCCTGGACGAACTGCTGGAATCGGCCGACGATGCCTCGACGGCGATGACCGCGGAGGACGCGGCCGCGTCCGAGGGTGCCCCTGATCCCGCTCCCGGTGGGATCACCGGTGCGGACAGGGGAGCGGACGTGGGCCGCGCCCTGCTGGACCTGGTGGTGGCCGCGGAATCGCGTGACGTGGACCCCGAGAGCGCCCTGCGTGCCCTGCTGGCCCGCATGCGCACCACGCCGGGCGCCACCCCGCAGGAATCCGAACCCTCGGACGTCCCGGGGGACTGCACCTAG
- the eno gene encoding phosphopyruvate hydratase, which yields MAAFIDAVHAREILDSRGNPTVEVEVLLDDGTFARAEVPSGASTGAFEAVERRDGDKGRYLGKGVQQAVDAVIEEIGPKVVDLNAQEQRALDATMIELDGSKNKGTLGANAILGVSLAVAKAAAESADLELYRYLGGGNAYLLPVPMMNILNGGSHADSNVDIQEFMIAPIGAESFKESVRMGAEVYHALKAVLKDRGLATGLGDEGGFAPNLGSNREALDLIVEAIGKAGYKAGTDVALALDVAASEFFEDGSYTFEGEKKSATEMIEYYAELVDAYPLVSIEDPLDEDDWEGWKAMTERLGEKVQLVGDDLFVTNPERLARGIAEKSANALLVKVNQIGSLTETFDAVDLAHRSGFRCMMSHRSGETEDTIIADLAVATNCGQIKSGAPARGERVNKYNQLMRIEEDLGSAGKYAGAAAFPRFTA from the coding sequence ATGGCAGCTTTCATCGATGCCGTCCACGCCCGCGAGATCCTGGACTCCCGCGGCAACCCCACCGTCGAGGTCGAGGTCCTGCTCGACGATGGCACCTTCGCCCGCGCGGAGGTCCCCTCCGGTGCCTCCACCGGCGCCTTCGAAGCCGTCGAGCGCCGTGACGGCGACAAGGGCCGCTACCTGGGCAAGGGTGTGCAGCAGGCCGTCGACGCCGTCATCGAGGAGATCGGCCCCAAGGTCGTCGATCTCAATGCCCAGGAGCAGCGCGCTCTCGATGCCACGATGATCGAGCTGGACGGCTCCAAGAACAAGGGCACCCTGGGCGCCAACGCCATCCTGGGTGTCTCCTTGGCCGTCGCCAAGGCAGCCGCCGAGTCCGCTGACCTCGAGCTGTATCGCTACCTGGGGGGCGGCAATGCGTACCTCCTGCCCGTGCCGATGATGAACATCCTCAACGGCGGCTCCCACGCGGACTCCAACGTGGACATCCAGGAGTTCATGATCGCCCCGATCGGCGCGGAGTCCTTCAAGGAGTCCGTGCGCATGGGCGCCGAGGTGTACCACGCACTGAAGGCCGTGCTCAAGGACCGTGGCCTGGCCACCGGCCTGGGCGACGAGGGCGGCTTCGCCCCCAACCTCGGCTCCAACCGCGAGGCCCTGGACCTGATCGTCGAGGCCATCGGCAAGGCCGGCTACAAGGCCGGCACCGACGTGGCACTGGCCCTGGACGTGGCCGCCTCGGAGTTCTTCGAGGACGGTTCCTACACCTTCGAGGGCGAGAAGAAGTCCGCCACCGAGATGATCGAGTACTACGCCGAGCTGGTGGACGCCTACCCGCTGGTCTCCATCGAGGACCCGCTGGACGAGGACGACTGGGAGGGCTGGAAGGCCATGACCGAGCGCCTCGGCGAGAAGGTGCAGCTGGTGGGCGATGACCTGTTCGTCACCAACCCGGAGCGCCTTGCGCGCGGCATCGCCGAGAAGTCCGCCAACGCGCTGCTGGTGAAGGTCAACCAGATCGGCTCGCTCACCGAGACCTTCGACGCGGTGGACCTCGCCCACCGCAGCGGCTTCCGCTGCATGATGTCCCACCGCTCCGGTGAGACCGAGGACACGATCATCGCCGACCTCGCCGTCGCCACCAACTGCGGCCAGATCAAGTCGGGCGCCCCCGCCCGCGGCGAGCGCGTCAACAAGTACAACCAGCTGATGCGCATCGAGGAGGATCTCGGCAGCGCCGGGAAGTACGCGGGGGCCGCGGCATTCCCTCGCTTCACCGCCTGA
- a CDS encoding FtsB family cell division protein: MTSRRPGAPRSARRPVASSSGRRGPTTSAPRKPSTSRQAPGSRAPSSPRAGSASRGRGPAKASRPRSTATQHPPKDGAGLTITRRTLVLVSLIVIALAALLPTVNSYVTQRQQLSELQAEVGQKQQQVDELQDQVARWEDPAYVAAQARERLLFAMPGETQYRLTDTSGREVPLTEAEQAAVEATEGEWFSTLWESVEGSSRPTAEDIPDPTDEDNAE; encoded by the coding sequence ATGACATCGAGACGACCGGGCGCCCCGCGATCAGCGAGGCGCCCGGTCGCGTCGTCCTCGGGGCGGCGCGGCCCGACGACCTCCGCCCCCCGCAAGCCCTCGACCTCCCGCCAGGCGCCCGGCTCACGCGCCCCATCCAGCCCGCGTGCGGGCTCGGCCTCACGTGGGCGCGGGCCGGCGAAGGCATCGCGGCCGCGCAGCACGGCCACGCAGCACCCCCCGAAGGACGGCGCCGGCCTCACCATCACCCGTCGCACACTGGTGCTGGTCTCCCTGATCGTGATCGCCCTGGCCGCACTGCTGCCCACCGTGAACTCCTATGTCACCCAGCGCCAGCAGCTGTCCGAGCTCCAGGCCGAGGTCGGGCAGAAGCAGCAGCAGGTCGATGAGCTTCAGGACCAGGTGGCCCGTTGGGAGGATCCGGCCTATGTGGCCGCCCAGGCCCGTGAGCGCCTCCTGTTCGCGATGCCGGGGGAGACCCAGTACCGCCTCACCGATACCTCCGGCCGCGAGGTGCCGCTGACCGAGGCCGAACAGGCTGCCGTCGAGGCCACCGAGGGCGAGTGGTTCTCGACCCTCTGGGAGAGCGTCGAGGGCTCCAGCCGCCCGACCGCCGAGGACATCCCCGACCCCACCGACGAGGACAACGCCGAGTGA
- a CDS encoding DUF501 domain-containing protein: protein MTTTALPPLPPLPHETPADAADFAVMREQLGRDMRGVISIARRCSCGRPAVVRTAPRLEDGTPFPTSLYLTLPWLVLEVSRIEATGTMAALTARLGQEPELAAAYQDAHERYLARRAELGEVPEISGTSAGGMPERVKCLHALAGQALAEGPGVNPIAEEVLASIDGAWPELVCRCEEPAAQDDLTPAGEGR, encoded by the coding sequence GTGACCACCACTGCTCTTCCCCCGCTGCCCCCTCTTCCTCACGAGACCCCCGCCGACGCGGCCGACTTCGCGGTGATGCGCGAGCAGCTGGGCCGCGATATGCGCGGGGTGATCTCCATCGCTCGTCGCTGCTCCTGCGGACGCCCCGCCGTGGTCCGCACCGCGCCCCGCCTGGAGGACGGCACCCCGTTCCCCACCTCGCTCTACCTGACGCTGCCGTGGCTGGTGCTGGAGGTCTCCCGCATCGAGGCCACCGGCACCATGGCCGCGCTGACCGCCCGTCTGGGGCAGGAGCCGGAACTGGCCGCCGCCTACCAGGACGCCCACGAGCGCTACCTCGCTCGGCGCGCCGAGCTGGGGGAGGTCCCGGAGATCAGCGGCACCAGCGCCGGTGGCATGCCCGAGCGCGTGAAGTGCCTGCACGCCCTGGCCGGCCAGGCCCTCGCCGAAGGACCCGGGGTGAACCCCATCGCCGAGGAGGTGCTGGCGAGCATCGACGGAGCCTGGCCGGAGCTGGTGTGTCGTTGCGAGGAGCCCGCCGCGCAGGACGACCTCACCCCGGCAGGGGAGGGCCGATGA
- a CDS encoding Ppx/GppA phosphatase family protein translates to MNQDAPVAAIDCGTNSIRLLIARPAPGGGLTDLERHMEIVRLGQGVDRTGRFDPAAVDRTLDAARRYARLIEHHGAERLRFTATSATRDASNRELFIAGIREILGVEPEVISGDEEAELSYRGAVTTLRDLPAGPRLVVDIGGGSTELVLGTDAPTHRISLDMGSVRMTERHLDSDPPTPAQIAAATAEIDALLDRAQQQVPLERTAVLVGVAGTVTTLTALALGVTEYSPEVTHGAMLGIDETVELCERLLAMPREDRASLPAIHPGRIDVIGAGALIWARILRRLQDRAHLQVSHTSEHDILDGIALSMLPTQ, encoded by the coding sequence ATGAACCAGGACGCACCCGTCGCGGCCATCGACTGCGGCACCAACTCCATCCGCCTGCTGATCGCCCGCCCTGCTCCTGGTGGTGGCCTGACGGATCTCGAGCGGCACATGGAGATCGTGCGCCTGGGACAGGGCGTGGATCGCACAGGCCGCTTCGACCCGGCCGCCGTGGACCGCACCCTGGACGCGGCCCGCCGCTACGCCCGCCTGATCGAGCACCACGGCGCGGAGCGCCTGCGCTTCACCGCTACCTCCGCCACCCGGGATGCGAGCAACCGGGAGCTGTTCATCGCCGGCATCCGCGAGATCCTCGGGGTGGAGCCCGAGGTCATCAGCGGCGACGAGGAGGCCGAGCTCTCCTACCGCGGCGCCGTGACCACCCTGCGCGACCTGCCGGCGGGCCCGCGCCTGGTGGTGGACATCGGCGGCGGCTCCACCGAACTGGTGCTGGGCACCGACGCCCCGACCCACCGGATCAGCCTGGACATGGGATCGGTGCGGATGACCGAGCGCCACCTGGACTCCGACCCGCCGACGCCGGCCCAGATCGCCGCGGCTACCGCCGAAATCGACGCCCTGCTGGACCGGGCCCAGCAGCAGGTGCCGCTGGAGCGGACCGCCGTGCTGGTGGGCGTGGCCGGCACCGTCACCACCCTCACCGCCCTCGCCCTCGGGGTCACCGAGTACAGCCCCGAGGTGACCCACGGTGCGATGCTGGGGATCGATGAGACCGTGGAGCTGTGCGAGCGACTGCTCGCCATGCCTCGGGAGGATCGCGCTTCGCTCCCCGCCATCCACCCCGGTCGCATCGATGTCATCGGGGCGGGGGCCCTGATCTGGGCCCGTATCCTGCGTCGCCTCCAGGACCGCGCCCACCTGCAGGTCTCGCACACCAGTGAGCACGACATCCTCGACGGGATCGCGCTGAGCATGCTTCCCACCCAGTGA
- a CDS encoding NAD(P)/FAD-dependent oxidoreductase produces MNNTHGGKPHVLVLGGGSVGLTTAADLRKTLGTEVAITIVDSRPYMTYQPFLPEVGAGSIDPRNVLAPLRKILAGTKVVTGSVTKIRSAENVVVVDTEDDVQLEISYDYLVVGLGAVPRLLPIPGLAEAAIGFKWVEEAVAVRDRILANLAEAASTKDPKIRKRLLTFTFVGGGFAGGEAIAETEDMVRDALRYYPDLHASDIRFVLIDAAPFIFPELTEDQRAYVLNQLRERGIEVKLETFLNSAEDGVVKTSDGDEFETDLLVWNAGVKPSPILLEEGASDLPVITERGPLMGKVDTLADLRVNGADGPIDNVFAAGDCAAVPDLASGEGKFCPPNAQHAVRQGKRIADNIARSVQGRPLVDYYHKNLGTMATLGMYKGVGRLHVADKEFDLRGLPAWAAARAYHVYAMPTFGRKVAVVADWVTNMISRRDIIGIPEQSSPRAAFELAANTSSKPK; encoded by the coding sequence ATGAACAACACTCATGGCGGCAAGCCCCACGTCCTCGTCCTCGGCGGCGGGTCCGTCGGCCTCACCACGGCAGCGGATCTCCGCAAGACCCTGGGAACCGAGGTCGCGATCACGATCGTTGACTCGCGTCCCTACATGACCTACCAGCCCTTCCTCCCCGAGGTGGGCGCCGGTTCGATCGATCCCCGCAACGTGCTCGCGCCGCTGCGCAAGATCCTCGCCGGCACCAAGGTCGTCACCGGATCGGTCACCAAGATCCGCAGCGCCGAGAACGTCGTCGTGGTCGACACCGAGGACGATGTACAGCTGGAGATCTCCTACGACTACCTGGTCGTGGGTCTCGGTGCCGTGCCGCGCCTGCTGCCCATCCCGGGCCTGGCCGAGGCCGCCATCGGCTTCAAGTGGGTCGAGGAGGCCGTGGCCGTGCGCGACCGCATCCTGGCAAACCTCGCCGAGGCCGCGTCCACCAAGGATCCGAAGATCCGCAAGCGCCTGCTCACCTTCACCTTCGTCGGCGGCGGCTTCGCCGGCGGCGAGGCCATCGCCGAGACCGAGGACATGGTGCGGGACGCCCTGCGCTACTACCCGGACCTGCACGCCTCCGACATCCGCTTCGTGCTGATCGACGCGGCCCCGTTCATCTTCCCCGAGCTCACCGAGGACCAGCGCGCCTACGTGCTGAACCAGCTGCGTGAGCGCGGTATCGAGGTCAAGCTCGAGACCTTCCTGAACTCCGCCGAGGACGGCGTGGTCAAGACCAGCGACGGCGACGAGTTCGAGACCGACCTGCTGGTGTGGAACGCGGGCGTCAAGCCCAGCCCGATCCTGCTGGAGGAGGGCGCCTCCGACCTCCCGGTCATCACCGAGCGCGGCCCGCTGATGGGCAAGGTTGACACCCTGGCCGACCTCCGGGTCAACGGCGCCGACGGCCCGATCGACAACGTGTTCGCCGCCGGTGACTGCGCCGCGGTGCCGGACCTGGCCTCGGGCGAGGGCAAGTTCTGCCCGCCCAACGCCCAGCACGCCGTGCGTCAGGGCAAGCGGATCGCCGACAACATCGCGCGCTCCGTGCAGGGTCGCCCGCTGGTGGACTACTACCACAAGAACCTCGGCACCATGGCGACCCTGGGCATGTACAAGGGCGTGGGCCGCCTGCACGTGGCCGACAAGGAGTTCGACCTGCGCGGCCTGCCCGCATGGGCCGCCGCTCGCGCCTACCACGTGTACGCGATGCCCACCTTCGGCCGCAAGGTCGCCGTGGTGGCCGACTGGGTGACCAACATGATCTCCCGCCGCGACATCATCGGCATTCCGGAGCAGTCCAGCCCGCGCGCGGCCTTCGAGCTCGCCGCGAACACCTCCTCCAAGCCGAAGTGA
- the nagB gene encoding glucosamine-6-phosphate deaminase has product MEVIIVADAAEGAREVADVFERVVRDAGPVVLGLATGSSPIAAYQELIRRHREEGLSFADARAFLLDEYVGLPAGHEQSYHRFIRENFTSHIDMDDALVLSPDGGAADPAAEAARYDRSIGEAGGVDLQILGIGSNGHIAFNEPGSSLASRTRPVVLTESTIADNARFFASREDVPQLALSQGLGTVREAREIVLTATGENKARAIAQMVEGPVSARWPGSALQLHPKVTVVVDEAAGSELELADYYRHVRRVATEQSLTPRS; this is encoded by the coding sequence ATGGAGGTCATCATCGTCGCGGACGCCGCCGAGGGTGCGCGCGAGGTAGCGGATGTCTTCGAGCGGGTGGTGCGCGATGCAGGCCCGGTGGTGCTGGGCCTTGCCACCGGGTCCTCCCCGATCGCCGCCTACCAGGAACTGATCCGCCGCCACCGCGAGGAGGGCCTGTCCTTCGCCGACGCCCGCGCCTTCCTCCTGGACGAGTACGTGGGCCTGCCCGCCGGTCACGAGCAGAGCTACCACCGCTTCATCCGCGAGAACTTCACCTCCCACATCGACATGGACGACGCACTGGTCCTCTCGCCCGACGGCGGAGCCGCCGATCCTGCCGCGGAGGCCGCCCGGTATGACCGCTCCATCGGTGAGGCCGGGGGAGTGGACCTGCAGATCCTGGGCATCGGCTCCAACGGCCACATCGCCTTCAACGAGCCCGGCAGCTCCTTGGCCTCCCGTACCCGGCCTGTCGTGCTGACCGAGTCCACCATCGCCGACAACGCACGCTTCTTCGCCTCCCGTGAGGACGTCCCCCAGCTGGCTCTCTCCCAGGGTCTGGGCACCGTGCGCGAGGCGCGGGAGATCGTGCTGACCGCCACCGGCGAGAACAAGGCGCGCGCCATCGCCCAGATGGTCGAGGGGCCGGTCAGTGCACGCTGGCCCGGCAGCGCCCTGCAGCTGCACCCCAAGGTGACCGTGGTGGTGGACGAGGCCGCGGGCTCCGAGCTCGAGCTGGCCGACTACTACCGCCACGTGCGTCGGGTGGCGACGGAGCAGTCCCTCACCCCCCGCAGCTGA
- a CDS encoding NCS2 family permease produces MQVDPPSSSPSPSDPSGAPSAGTVPAPRDSAAGGTATATRPASGLDRFFGITERGSTVPREIRGGLVTFFSMCYIVVLNPLIIGTVPDSTGQFLGGGTEPNLPAVAAGTALIAGLLSIFMGTWAKFPLALAAGLGLNAYVAYSVVPLPGMTWGGAMGLVLLEGVIILLLVLTGFRKAVFDAVPPFLKTAIAVGIGLFIAFLGLYNAKFVTTATGTPVQLGNDGSLTGWPTFVFVTGLLLMFVLWVRKVPGAILISIVFATVLAIVLESVLKLGAFAPAGADGEGNPGGWAMNVPTISEFPIQVPDFATLFTVDPIGGITAAGVIGATVIVFSLLLADFFDTMGTMVGVASGAGLVDETGDIPRSQRILVVDSVGAIAGGIGGVSSNTSFVESTSGVAEGARTGLASVVVGIAFLLTTFLSPLVALVPYEAATPALVMVGFLMMTQVTDIDFTDVEVAVPAFLTIILMPFAYSITVGMGAGFIMFVLIRVIRGRAKDVHWLMYLVAALFIAYFLRGGIESLLL; encoded by the coding sequence ATGCAGGTCGATCCCCCCTCCTCGTCCCCGTCCCCCTCTGACCCCTCCGGCGCCCCCTCCGCGGGCACGGTTCCCGCACCGCGGGACAGTGCCGCCGGCGGCACTGCCACGGCCACCCGCCCCGCCTCCGGGCTGGACCGCTTCTTCGGCATCACCGAGCGCGGCTCCACTGTTCCTCGCGAGATCCGCGGCGGCCTGGTCACCTTCTTCTCGATGTGCTACATCGTGGTGCTGAACCCCTTGATCATCGGCACCGTCCCGGACTCCACCGGCCAGTTCCTCGGCGGCGGCACCGAACCCAACCTTCCGGCGGTCGCGGCCGGGACCGCCCTCATCGCGGGTCTCCTGAGCATATTCATGGGCACCTGGGCGAAGTTCCCCCTCGCCCTAGCGGCGGGCCTTGGGCTGAACGCCTACGTCGCCTACTCGGTGGTCCCGCTTCCCGGCATGACCTGGGGTGGCGCCATGGGCCTGGTGCTGCTGGAGGGCGTGATCATCCTGCTGCTGGTGCTCACCGGCTTCCGCAAGGCCGTGTTCGATGCCGTGCCGCCGTTCCTGAAGACCGCGATCGCCGTGGGCATCGGCCTGTTCATCGCCTTCCTGGGCCTGTACAACGCCAAGTTCGTAACCACGGCCACCGGCACCCCGGTGCAGCTGGGCAACGACGGCTCCCTCACCGGGTGGCCCACCTTCGTCTTCGTCACCGGGCTGCTGCTGATGTTCGTGCTGTGGGTGCGCAAGGTGCCCGGCGCGATCCTCATCTCGATCGTCTTCGCCACGGTGCTGGCGATCGTGCTGGAGAGCGTGCTGAAGCTCGGTGCGTTCGCCCCGGCCGGTGCCGATGGTGAGGGCAACCCCGGTGGCTGGGCCATGAACGTGCCCACCATCAGCGAGTTCCCGATCCAGGTGCCGGACTTCGCCACCCTGTTCACCGTTGATCCGATCGGTGGCATCACCGCGGCCGGCGTGATCGGTGCGACCGTGATCGTGTTCTCGCTGCTGCTGGCGGACTTCTTCGACACCATGGGCACCATGGTGGGCGTGGCCTCCGGTGCAGGCCTGGTCGACGAGACCGGTGACATCCCCCGCTCCCAGCGCATCCTGGTGGTCGACTCGGTGGGCGCGATCGCCGGCGGCATCGGCGGCGTCTCCTCCAACACCAGCTTCGTGGAGTCCACCTCCGGTGTCGCCGAGGGTGCGCGCACGGGCCTCGCCTCCGTGGTGGTGGGCATCGCCTTCCTGCTGACCACGTTCCTGTCACCGCTGGTGGCCCTGGTGCCCTACGAGGCAGCCACGCCGGCCCTGGTGATGGTGGGCTTCCTGATGATGACCCAGGTCACCGACATCGACTTCACCGATGTCGAGGTGGCGGTGCCGGCGTTCTTGACCATCATCCTGATGCCCTTCGCCTACTCGATCACCGTGGGCATGGGCGCCGGGTTCATCATGTTCGTGCTGATCCGCGTGATCCGCGGTCGCGCGAAGGACGTGCACTGGCTGATGTACCTGGTGGCCGCGCTGTTCATCGCCTACTTCCTGCGCGGGGGCATCGAGAGCCTGCTGCTGTGA
- the serC gene encoding phosphoserine transaminase, whose protein sequence is MSDITTALTDHSARDRREAVSARIRELELPRSLLPADGRFGSGPSRVRAEQVQALAAGATTILGTSHRQAPVKHVVGRVREGLGDLFSLPEGYEVVLGNGGSTAFWDIAALCLVQRRSEHLVCGEFSQKFANEVAAAPHLQEPEVIRAEPGQLPEPVPRDDVDAYAWAQNETSTGVMAPVRRPGDAGNDQLVLIDATSAAGGVMFDPTQADAYYFAPQKAFASDGGLWLAVLSPAAIQRAERIATEGSHWIPSILSLTTALENSRKDQTLNTPAVATLVLMAEQIEWMNRQGGLAWADARTRETSGLLYAWADRREEITAFVTDPAARSQVVVTLDVAEHIDATAITALLRSHGVVDIEPYRKLGRNQLRIATFPAVPPQDVQALIATLDHVLDAIG, encoded by the coding sequence ATGTCCGACATCACCACTGCTCTTACCGATCACAGCGCTCGGGATCGTCGTGAGGCCGTCTCGGCCAGGATCCGTGAGCTGGAGCTCCCCCGCTCATTGCTGCCTGCGGACGGCCGGTTCGGCTCCGGCCCGTCCCGCGTGCGCGCCGAACAGGTTCAGGCACTCGCTGCCGGGGCGACCACCATCCTGGGAACCTCTCACCGTCAGGCACCGGTGAAGCACGTGGTCGGCCGTGTACGAGAGGGACTCGGAGATCTGTTCTCCCTGCCTGAGGGGTACGAGGTGGTGCTCGGCAACGGCGGGTCCACCGCCTTCTGGGACATCGCTGCACTGTGCCTCGTGCAACGGCGCTCTGAGCACCTGGTGTGTGGCGAGTTCTCCCAGAAGTTCGCGAACGAGGTCGCGGCGGCGCCTCACCTGCAGGAGCCCGAGGTCATCCGTGCTGAGCCCGGGCAGCTGCCCGAACCAGTGCCCAGGGACGACGTGGATGCCTATGCCTGGGCGCAGAACGAGACCTCGACCGGGGTGATGGCTCCCGTGCGTCGTCCCGGAGATGCGGGGAACGACCAGCTGGTGCTGATCGATGCCACCTCCGCGGCCGGCGGGGTGATGTTCGACCCCACGCAGGCGGATGCGTACTACTTCGCCCCGCAGAAGGCCTTCGCCTCCGACGGCGGTCTGTGGCTCGCGGTCCTCTCCCCCGCCGCGATCCAGCGCGCAGAGCGGATCGCGACCGAAGGATCCCATTGGATCCCCTCCATCCTCTCGCTGACCACGGCGCTCGAGAACTCTCGCAAGGACCAGACCCTCAACACCCCCGCGGTGGCGACCCTGGTGCTGATGGCTGAGCAGATCGAATGGATGAACCGGCAGGGTGGCCTGGCCTGGGCCGACGCTCGCACCCGGGAGACCAGCGGCCTGCTGTACGCGTGGGCAGATCGGCGCGAGGAGATCACCGCGTTCGTCACCGACCCTGCCGCCCGTTCCCAGGTGGTCGTCACCCTGGACGTGGCCGAGCACATCGACGCCACCGCGATCACCGCTCTGCTGCGCTCTCACGGGGTGGTGGACATCGAGCCCTACCGCAAGCTGGGTCGCAATCAGCTGCGCATCGCAACGTTCCCGGCAGTCCCACCGCAGGACGTCCAGGCGCTCATCGCAACCCTGGACCACGTCCTGGATGCCATCGGCTAG
- a CDS encoding demethylmenaquinone methyltransferase, with product MSRADLDKKPYDVAGMFDAVARRYDLMNDVAALGQVGMWRDKMVDGLELAPGQTVLDLAAGTGTSSAAIARAGARVVAADFSLGMMTEGRRRGAPVPFVGADAQHLPFQDDSFDAAVISFGLRNVHDPRRGLQEMTRVVRPGGTVVVCEFSTPTSPLFRTVYERYLLRAMPAAARAFSSNADAYDYLAESIIDWPSQEELRGWFLEAGLVHCQYQNLSGGIVALHRGRVPSV from the coding sequence ATGAGTCGTGCCGATCTGGACAAGAAGCCGTATGACGTCGCCGGGATGTTCGATGCCGTAGCGCGCCGCTACGACCTGATGAACGATGTCGCCGCTCTGGGCCAGGTGGGGATGTGGCGTGACAAGATGGTCGACGGCCTCGAGCTGGCGCCCGGGCAGACGGTGCTCGACCTCGCGGCCGGCACCGGTACATCTTCCGCCGCAATCGCGCGCGCGGGAGCTCGCGTGGTGGCTGCCGACTTCTCCCTGGGAATGATGACCGAGGGCAGGCGTCGAGGGGCGCCGGTGCCGTTCGTCGGTGCAGACGCACAGCACTTGCCCTTCCAGGACGATTCCTTCGATGCCGCCGTGATCAGCTTCGGGCTGCGCAATGTGCACGACCCCCGCCGCGGGCTGCAGGAGATGACCCGGGTTGTGCGCCCCGGCGGCACAGTGGTGGTGTGCGAGTTCTCCACTCCCACCAGCCCCCTGTTCCGCACCGTGTACGAGCGGTACCTGCTGCGGGCGATGCCCGCGGCCGCCCGGGCGTTCTCCTCGAACGCTGATGCCTACGACTACTTGGCGGAATCGATCATCGACTGGCCCTCCCAGGAGGAGCTCCGTGGATGGTTCCTCGAGGCCGGTCTGGTGCACTGCCAGTACCAGAACCTGTCCGGAGGGATCGTGGCGCTGCATCGAGGCAGGGTCCCGTCAGTCTGA